The stretch of DNA TGGCGCTTTGAAGCGGGCAGGCATACCGATAATCTGACCGTAAGCCACCTCGTCGCCACAGTAGGCATCATGGTAAGCACACTCCGTTGCCACCACCACATCAGTAACCTCCAATGACGTGTCAGCCCCACCAGCGCAACCACTTGAGATAACAAGGTCAGGATGGTAATGATTTATCATCTCCACCGCACCGATGGCAGAGTTAACCTTACCAATACCGCACTGCTGCAGGATGATTTCTTTCTCTCCCAACCGTCCCGTAACGAAGTCTTTATGGTTGATATGCTCCGTCTCCGTGTTGGAAAGAATTGCTTTAAGTTGCTCGAACTCCTTGTCCATAGCAACGATGATTCCTATTTTCATACTGCAAAGGTACGAAAAAGTTACAAGTTGGATATTGTAAGTGCTTTGTTTTTTGTAACTTTGCAAAGATTACTATAAGTCAGACAAAAGCAAAAATAAATAAGCATGAAAACTTGGAAAAGATTTCTACCCGATGTTGTGGTAGTTGTGTTGTTTGCGGTCATCTCGTTCGCTTACTTCTTTGTACCCGTCACACAGGGTAAGATTCTCTTTCGCCACGATGCCTCTGCAGGTGTTGGTTCGGCACAGGAGATGACAGAGTTTCAGAATCGCACAGGTGAGACAACACGTTGGACGAACGCCCTCTTCGGGGGTATGCCTACCTATCAGATGTCGCCATCGTATCAGTCAACTGACGGATTGTCGCAGGTGATGAATGCCTATCACCTATGGTTACCAGACAATGTATGGTTTCTTTTTGCCTATCTCCTAGGCTTCTATATCCTGTTGAGAGCCTTTAACTTCCGCCAGTCGTTGGCAGCCTTGGGTAGTATCATGTGGGCTTTCTCGTCCTATTTCCTCATTATCATTGCTGCCGGTCACCTGTGGAAGGTGATGGCACTGGCTTATCTTCCACCGATGATTGCCGGTGTTGTCCTGGCTTATCGAGGACGTTATCTGTCGGGATTCATCGTGACGGCACTCTTCACCGCCTTTGAGGTGAAAGCCAACCACGTGCAGATGACTTATTATTACCTGTTCATCATCCTCTTCATGGTCATTGCCTATCTCGTGCAAGCCATTCGTGAGAAGCAGCTTGCCCACTTCCTCAAGGCTACGGGCATATTGGCTATTGCGGCATTGATTGGTGTATTAATCAATCTCTCAAGCCTTTACCACACATGGCAGTATCAAAAGGAGAGTATGCGTGGCAAGAGCGAGCTGAAAAAGGCAGATGGTGCCAACCAGACAAGTTCAGGTCTTGATCGCGACTACATCACGCAGTGGAGTTATGGTATTGATGAGACGATGACCCTACTTGTACCTGATGCAAAGGGTGGAGCGAGTGTTCCATTAAGCCAAAGCAGTACGGCTATGTCGAAGGTTGACCCACAGATACAGTCAATGATTCCTCAGCTTTATGATGCTTTCCCACAGTATTTCGGTACACAGCCGGGTACGAGCGGACCAGTTTACGTGGGTGCCTTCGTGCTCTTCCTCTTCATCTTGGGTCTTTTCCTTGTGAAGGGTGCAACGAAATGGGCTTTGTTGGCAGCTACAATTCTGTCTGTTCTCCTCGCTTGGGGACATAACTTCATGGGCTTCACCAACTTCTTCCTCGATTACATCCCAATGTATGCGAAGTTCCGAACGGTGGCAAGTATCCTTGTTATCGCTGAGTTCACCATCCCGCTTTTGGCAGCACTGACCTTAAAGCGGATTATTGACGAGCCTGACTTACTCAATAAGAAGATGAAGTATGCTTATATCAGCCTCGCTCTGACAGCGGGTGTGGCAGTCTTAGTGGCTGTATTCCCAGACATGATGGGTCCATTCGTCAGCGATCAGGAACGCCAGATGATAAATGGTATTCAGGGAATGGACGGCAATACGGCTGGTACCATCCTCTCAAATGTGGCTGCGATGCGTGCTGCAATGGTTAGCGCTGACGCTTGGCGTTCGGTTATCATCATCCTCATTGGCTTTGCCCTGCTCTTCGCTTATAAGATGAAGAAGTTGCGTGCCGACTATATGATAGCTGGATTGTTGGTGCTTTGCCTCATTGACATGTGGCAGGTAGATAAGCGTTACCTCAATGACGAGATGTTCGTACCAAAGAGTGAGCGCGATATGCCACAGCAACCAACGGCAGCCGACTTAGAGATTAACAAGGACAAGAGCCTCGACTACCGTGTACTGAACTTCGCTTCCAACACGTTTAATGAGAATGAGACCTCTTACTTCCATAAGAGCATCGGTGGTTATCACCCAGCTAAGCTCCGTCGTTATCAAGAGATGATTGATGCTTACATCGCACCTGAGATGCAGAAGACGATGCAGGCGATTGCTGCTGCGGGTGGTAATATGCAGGCGGTGGATGGCGTGAAGACCTTCCCTGTACTGAATATGCTGAACACGAAGTACTTTATTCTTCCGCTGCAGGGTGGTGCAACGGCACCAATACAGAACCCATACGCACAGGGCAACGGCTGGT from Prevotella scopos JCM 17725 encodes:
- a CDS encoding YfhO family protein encodes the protein MKTWKRFLPDVVVVVLFAVISFAYFFVPVTQGKILFRHDASAGVGSAQEMTEFQNRTGETTRWTNALFGGMPTYQMSPSYQSTDGLSQVMNAYHLWLPDNVWFLFAYLLGFYILLRAFNFRQSLAALGSIMWAFSSYFLIIIAAGHLWKVMALAYLPPMIAGVVLAYRGRYLSGFIVTALFTAFEVKANHVQMTYYYLFIILFMVIAYLVQAIREKQLAHFLKATGILAIAALIGVLINLSSLYHTWQYQKESMRGKSELKKADGANQTSSGLDRDYITQWSYGIDETMTLLVPDAKGGASVPLSQSSTAMSKVDPQIQSMIPQLYDAFPQYFGTQPGTSGPVYVGAFVLFLFILGLFLVKGATKWALLAATILSVLLAWGHNFMGFTNFFLDYIPMYAKFRTVASILVIAEFTIPLLAALTLKRIIDEPDLLNKKMKYAYISLALTAGVAVLVAVFPDMMGPFVSDQERQMINGIQGMDGNTAGTILSNVAAMRAAMVSADAWRSVIIILIGFALLFAYKMKKLRADYMIAGLLVLCLIDMWQVDKRYLNDEMFVPKSERDMPQQPTAADLEINKDKSLDYRVLNFASNTFNENETSYFHKSIGGYHPAKLRRYQEMIDAYIAPEMQKTMQAIAAAGGNMQAVDGVKTFPVLNMLNTKYFILPLQGGATAPIQNPYAQGNGWFVDKLNYVNDANAEYAEVGKIDVRHEAVADKKFEAALGQAKVNDSTATVKLDKYEPNNLQYTVNSKNGGVVVFSEIYYPGWTATIDGQPAELGRVNYILRAVSVKPGKHTVVLDFHPTSISTTETIAYIACIILLLAIAGAGYVEWKKK
- a CDS encoding 5'-methylthioadenosine/adenosylhomocysteine nucleosidase, coding for MKIGIIVAMDKEFEQLKAILSNTETEHINHKDFVTGRLGEKEIILQQCGIGKVNSAIGAVEMINHYHPDLVISSGCAGGADTSLEVTDVVVATECAYHDAYCGDEVAYGQIIGMPARFKAPAELIEKALSLNNLSDCKDLHVKAGLTVSGEWFVNSREKMQEIMDHFPEATAVDMESCSIAQVCHIYHMPFVSFRVISDVPLKDHKASQYYDFWERIANGSFEVTRHFIEAIHNSEC